From Plasmodium relictum strain SGS1 genome assembly, chromosome: 8, the proteins below share one genomic window:
- the CCT5 gene encoding T-complex protein 1 subunit epsilon, putative, with amino-acid sequence MNIAIDEYGQPFVILKEEEKKRIKGIEAHKSNILAAKVVSDILKSSIGPRGMDKIIVSEDNNVTVTNDGATILEKIDVQHECAKLLVELSKSQDNEIGDGTTGVVIIAGALLEEAYTLIDKGIHPLRIADGFENACNIALKVIEDIAISVDIEKNDHEILKKVASTSLSSKIVSSKKDLLSNIVTDAVLSVADMKRKDVRFDLIKIEGKTGGLLEESTLIKGIVLNKELSHSQMCKEIRNAKIAILTCPFEPPKPKIKHKLNITNVEAYRDLQTIEKKYFYDMVDSLKKAGANFVICQWGFDDEANYLLLKENIPAIRWVGGVEMELIAIATGGKIIPRFEDIDESKLGKADLIREISHGTVNNPMVYIEGCSNTKAITILLKGGNQMMIEECERSVHDALCSVRNLIRDNRILPGGGSTEIYAALEIENVADKCKGIEQYAIRAFGNAILSIPINLCNNMGLNSIDIISEIKTKIIQEKKKHLGIDSLNYKVDDMIEKGIFETFNSKYNQFSLATQVVKMILKIDDVIAPNDFN; translated from the coding sequence ATGAATATAGCAATAGATGAATATGGGCAACCGTTTGTcatattaaaagaagaagaaaaaaaaaggataaaagGAATCGAAGCTCATAAAAGCAATATATTAGCAGCAAAAGTAGTATcagatatattaaaaagttCTATAGGGCCTAGGGGAATGGATAAAATAATTGTAAGTGAAGATAATAATGTTACTGTAACAAATGATGGAGCAacaattttagaaaaaatagatgTGCAACATGAATGTGCCAAATTATTAGTAGAATTATCAAAAAGTCAAGATAATGAAATTGGAGATGGAACTACAGGAGTAGTTATTATAGCAGGTGCTTTATTAGAAGAAGCATATACATTAATTGATAAAGGAATACATCCTTTAAGAATTGCTGATGGATTTGAGAATGCATGTAATATAGCATTAAAAGTAATTGAAGATATAGCCATAAGTGTtgatattgaaaaaaatgatcatgaaattttaaaaaaagttgcTAGTACTTCTCTAAGTTCAAAAATTGTATCAAGTAAAAAAGATTTATTATCTAATATCGTAACTGATGCTGTTCTTTCAGTAGCAGATATGAAAAGAAAGGATGTTCGAtttgatttaataaaaatagaaggAAAGACAGGTGGATTATTAGAAGAGTCAactttaataaaaggtattgtATTAAACAAAGAATTATCCCATTCTCAAATGTGTAAAGAAATTAGAAATGCAAAAATAGCCATTTTAACATGTCCTTTTGAGCCTCCTAAACCCAAAATAAAGcacaaattaaatataacaaaTGTTGAAGCATATAGAGATTTACAAACAATAGagaaaaaatacttttatgATATGGTAGATTCTTTAAAAAAGGCAGGAGCCAACTTTGTCATATGCCAATGGGGTTTTGATGATGAAgctaattatttattattaaaagaaaatattccAGCAATTAGATGGGTAGGAGGAGTAGAAATGGAGTTAATTGCCATTGCAACTGGTGGAAAAATTATACCTCGATTTGAAGATATTGATGAATCAAAATTAGGTAAGGCTGATTTAATAAGAGAAATAAGTCATGGTACTGTTAATAATCCAATGGTTTATATTGAAGGATGTTCTAATACGAAAGCTATTACTATTCTTTTAAAAGGAGGAAATCAAATGATGATCGAAGAATGCGAAAGAAGTGTACATGATGCTTTATGCTCTGTACGTAATTTAATAAGAGATAATAGAATTTTACCAGGTGGAGGATCAACTGAAATTTATGCTGCAttagaaatagaaaatgtTGCTGATAAATGTAAAGGTATAGAGCAATATGCTATTAGAGCCTTTGGTAATGCGATATTGTCTATACCAATTAATTTATGCAACAATATGGGATTAAATAGCATTGATATTATTTCAGAGATTAAAACTAAAATTATtcaagagaaaaaaaaacactTAGGTATTGACAGTTTAAATTACAAGGTCGATGATATGATAGAAAAAGGAATTTTTGAAACATTCAATTCTAAGTACAACCAATTCTCTTTAGCTACTCAAGTTGTtaaaatgatattaaaaattgatGATGTAATTGCACCAAatgattttaattaa
- a CDS encoding CPW-WPC family protein, putative, protein MKFSIFYICICIIFFLKCLSGLKSETENKKIKKINESNKRKVSKYDYSSLKKRFDIENEKEKKAANGIDKKRENVVVERENIINEYEKCMSVIEKEFKDKADNESQKVIEELKKLCLKKKIEDKIEKEEEEKKKEKKRNQENEQSDSLQKKNKEIKSQLGLSNKIIVPTEILNESLSEIKNCIRNYREKCPLNWKVSKDNNKLCIAPDSYIGPCEKKISNDIDISEKKVIEKRCLVFWQCDNNCVQDFENYLCPLDWIKMNDEYCKAPEHYLGNCLNKIKFSNMSNKEKLIYSNLCDVRWPCKEKCDRDYSVLCPEGWIEGNNEYCIATNRYKGNCKKKIYLKHLDKIMKQTYEQKCQFNYPCIDSCEKNYDDLCPNFWLPVNEKECAPSEYYNGNCNENYIFKNRNIEEKKQFEKLCNVSYRCLEKCKRDYSYNCPIGWKETLSYCLAPNSYKYNCDKLMKKNMNEREKKEISKKCHIFWPCSNYEILLKKLIYNMSEEDYVSIINGPVDNATGKIINN, encoded by the coding sequence atgaaattttccatattttacatttgtatttgtattattttttttttgaaatgttTAAGCGGTTTAAAATCTGAAAccgaaaataaaaaaattaagaaaataaacgaaagtaataaaagaaaagttaGTAAATATGATTACAGTTCTTTAAAAAAGAGATTTGAcatagaaaatgaaaaagaaaaaaaagcagCAAATGGTATAGATAAGAAAAGAGAGAATGTTGTTGTAGAGAGAGAGAATATAATTAATGAATACGAAAAGTGCATGAGTGTGATAGAAAAGGAATTTAAAGATAAAGCAGATAATGAAAGTCAAAAAGTTatagaagaattaaaaaaattatgtttaaaaaaaaaaatagaagataaaatagagaaagaagaagaagaaaaaaaaaaagaaaaaaaaagaaaccaAGAGAATGAGCAAAGTGATtcattacaaaaaaaaaataaagaaataaaatcaCAATTAGGGTTgtctaataaaataatagtacCTACTGAGATTTTGAATGAATCATTAtctgaaataaaaaattgtatacGTAATTATAGGGAAAAATGTCCTTTAAATTGGAAAGTAagtaaagataataataaattgtgTATAGCACCTGATTCATATATAGGGCcatgtgaaaaaaaaataagtaatgATATTGATATAagtgaaaaaaaagtaatagaAAAAAGATGTTTGGTATTTTGGCAATGTGATAACAACTGCGTTCAAgattttgaaaattatttatgcCCATTAGATTGGATAAAGATGAATGATGAATATTGCAAAGCACCTGAGCATTATCTTGGAAATTGCttaaataagataaaattCTCAAATATGagtaataaagaaaaattgatATATTCAAATTTATGTGATGTTAGATGGCCATGCAAAGAAAAATGTGATCGTGATTATTCTGTTTTATGCCCAGAAGGATGGATTGAAGGGAACAATGAATATTGTATAGCAACAAATAGATATAAGggaaattgtaaaaaaaaaatatatttaaagcacttagataaaataatgaaacaGACGTATGAACAAAAATGCCAATTTAATTATCCTTGCATTGATTCCTgcgaaaaaaattatgatgatTTATGCCCAAACTTTTGGTTACCAGTTAATGAAAAGGAATGTGCTCCATCTGAATATTATAATGGGAATTGTAacgaaaattatatttttaaaaatagaaatatagaagaaaaaaaacaatttgaaaaattatgtaaTGTATCATATCGCTGCTTAGAAAAATGCAAAAGAGATTATTCTTACAATTGCCCAATTGGGTGGAAGGAAACCTTAAGTTATTGTTTAGCTCCAAACTCTTATAAATATAACTGTgataaattaatgaaaaaaaatatgaatgaaagagaaaaaaaagaaattagtAAAAAATGTCATATTTTTTGGCCTTGTTCAAACTAtgaaattcttttaaaaaaattaatttataatatgtCAGAAGAAGATTATGTATCTATTATTAATGGTCCTGTTGATAATGCAACaggaaaaattattaataattaa
- the SEC22 gene encoding SNARE protein, putative, translated as MCDVVLLCRVSDGMTLVETNSETKNLSHKLELKKLCKKLESFPNLCTITSNQFNYHFLIENGIAYIAVFPITYPKKLAFLFLNDICKQFNEELMIQYGTHSIDYRSIIETIEKPYSFIKFDRKITKIKQEYKDPRSNIAIKKLNESLNEVSYIMKKNIDEILQRGENLEDVGRKAFNLKYESEKFKKVSRVLSLKYSLYQYGILFAIFFFFLLIIIFKIYF; from the exons atgtgcgATGTGGTATTACTATGTAGAGTTAGCGATGGGATGACATTAGTTGAAACGAATAGTGAGACCAAAAATTTATCACATAaattagaattaaaaaaattatgtaaaaaacTGGAATCATTTCCAAATTTATGTACTATTACATCCAATCAGTTTAATTATCA ttttctTATTGAAAATGGAATAGCTTATATAGCTGTTTTTCCAATTACTTACCCAAAAAAATtagcttttttatttttaaatgatatttGTAAACAGTTCAATGAAG AATTAATGATTCAATATGGTACTCATTCAATAGATTATAGATCAATTATAGAAACAATAGAAAAACCATactcatttataaaatttg atagaAAAATCACCAAAATAAAACAAGAGTATAAAGATCCTCGTTCTAATATagctataaaaaaattaaatgaaagttTAAATGAAGTTAGttatattatgaaaaaaaatatagatgaAATATTACAAAGAGGGGAAAATTTAGAAG atgtTGGAAGAAAAGCATTTAACTTAAAATATGAATCTGAGAAA TTTAAAAAAGTGTCAAGAGTTTTAAGTCTTAAGTACAGTTTATATCAATATGGGATATTGTttgcaatattttttttttttttattaataattatttttaaaatttacttttaa
- the I2 gene encoding protein phosphatase inhibitor 2, putative: MKKKIDKSSTKKTISWDEVTINEQDKERGSRMKILEPNTPFNFILMDSASEDEASKYGDLKGSNEGTNNIADDLISKLNQLVEKQESKSSSNIDFKEKRKKHYNEYKMLQELRKSGTFDDIDEYKLDENDSNYNNNQISKSEE; encoded by the exons aaaaaaaactatatCATGGGATGAAGTAACTATAAACGAACAAGATAAGGAAAGAGGTTCaagaatgaaaatattagaaCCTAATACTCcattcaattttattttaatg GATAGTGCTTCCGAAGATGAAGCTTCGAAATATGGAGATTTAAAAGGAAGTAACGAAGGCACG aataatatTGCTGATGATTTAATAAGTAAATTAAATCAATTGGTAGAAAAGCAAGAAAGTAAAAGTTCTTCTAATATtgattttaaagaaaaaagaaaaaagcaTTACAATGAATATAAGATGCTTCAAGAATTAAg AAAATCAGGTACTTTTGATGATATAGATGAATATAAATTAGATGAAAATGATTCTAATTATAACAATAATCAGATTTCTAAATCAGAGGAATAA